One window from the genome of Nicotiana tomentosiformis chromosome 5, ASM39032v3, whole genome shotgun sequence encodes:
- the LOC138892329 gene encoding uncharacterized protein gives MCKTFKIKHKNSTAYRLQMNGVVEAANKSIKKILRKMVDNYKQWHEKLPFALLGYRTTVRTSIGATPYLLVYGTEAVIPAEVEIPSLRIIQEAELSDAEWVQSRYEQLAFIDGKIMSAVCHGQLYQNRMARAFNKRVRPR, from the coding sequence atgtgtaaaaccttcaagatcaagcataagaattccacagcatatagGCTGCAAATGAATGGAGTTGTAGAAGCTGCCAACAAGagcatcaagaagatattgaggaagatggtagataattacaaacaatggcacgagaagctaccatttgctttgcttggatatcgtaccacggttcgcacatcaattggggcaactccttatttaTTGGTTTACGGTACTGAAGCGGTGATCCCTgccgaagtagaaattccttctttgagaatcatacaagaagccgaGCTCAGCGACGCAGAATGGGTACAGAGCCGATATGAGCAACTGGCCTTCATTGATGGAAAAATAATGAgtgcagtatgtcacggtcaactctaccaaaatagaatggcaagagctttcaacaaaagggtcaggccTAGATAA